From the Planctomycetota bacterium genome, the window CCGGGTCGGCGTGGCAGAGGCGCGCCATGTTGTCGCCCGCGTTGCCGAAGCCCTGGATCGCCACGCGCTCGGCCTTGCCGCCCACCCAGCCCAGGCGCTTCTCCAGTTCCTTCAGCACGTAGTACCCGCCCCGCGCGGTCGCGTCGTCTCGCCCGAGTGACCCGCCCACCGCGACGGGCTTGCCGGTGATCACGCCGGGCTCGCGCTTGCCCGTCACCCCGGCGTACTCGTCGGCCATCCACGCCATGATCATCGGGCCCGTGTTCACGTCCGGCGCGGGCACGTCGACGTCAACCCCCACCGCGAACGCGATCGCCCGCATGTACCCGCGGCTCAGCCGCTCCAGTTCCGCCGTCGACAGCGTGTGCGGGTCGACGATCACCCCGCCCTTGCCCCCGCCGAACGGCAGCCCGACGCACGCGCACTTGAAGGTCATCCAGAACGCCAGGGCCTTCACCTCTTCGGGCGAGACGTCCTGGTGGAAGCGGATGCCGCCCTTCGCCGGCCCGCGCGTGTCGTCGTACTTGCACCGATACCCGGTGAAGAGGCGCAGGGCCCCGTCGTCCATCCGCACGGGGATCGACACCTCGAGCATCTGGCGGGGGCTGCGCAGGCGCAGCAGGGTTTCAGGGTGCACCTTCGCGTGGGCGGCCCCGAGGTCAAGCCGCTGAAGCGCCGCGGAAAACACGTCTGTGGTGGTCATGCACGCAGTTTAGTGATTCTCGCGCGGATGCGCCGCGGGGAGGTCGCGGCGAGGTCCGCGGGGCCCGGTGACGTCGCCCCGGCGAAGGCGGGCTTGACGGGGAGCGAAACACGTGATATTTTTATCACGTGTTTCCGGCCGAACCATCCGCCCCGACCGCCGCGTCCCGCTCTGCGGAGCGGGGGGTCGATCGTGTCTTCCGCGCGCTGGCGAGCGACGTGCGGCGCGACATTCTCGACGCGCTGCGCGACGGGCCCCGCCCCACGGGCGAACTGGTGATGCTCTTCCCGGGCCTGTCTCGCTTCGCGGTGATGCAGCACCTGCGCGTGCTCGGCCGAGCCCGACTGGTGGTGTCGAAGAAGACGGGGCGCGTCCGCACGAACTACCTCAATCCTGTCCCGATCCGCCTGATCTACGAACGCTGGGTGAGCCGGTACGAGGGCGCCTGGGCCGCCGCACTCACCTCCATCCGCGACGCTGCCGAGGGCGTCGGAACCGAGCGCACACCATCGCGCCCGGCGGGCACGGCGCGTGCCGATGTCCGGCGGGGCGAACTCCGGGGGCGACCATGATCGAGAAGGTCTTCAGCATCGACATCAAGGCCGGCGCGCAACGCGTGTGGGACGAGATCACCCGCTCCGGCTCCCCGCATCACGCGATGTTCGGCACGTACCTGCACGGCCCCATCGCCCCCGGGGCGGTGCTTTCCTACCGCAACAAGCGCGGCACGCACACGTTCGTGCTCGGCGAGGTCCTCGAGGTCGACGCCCCGCGCCGCCTCGTCCACACCTTCCGATTCTCGATGGAGCAGGACGCGCCCACGCTCGTCGAATGGCGGCTGACCGAGCAGGGCGGCGTCACGCGCGTCACGATCACGCACTCGCGATTCGAGGGCGAGACCCGCACCCTCAAGAGCGTCACCACCAGTTGGCCCGCGATCCTGGCGCTGTACAAGGCCGTCATCGAGACCGGGCGGGCCCCGGCGGGCGCCCGGTTCAAGAACGCGCTCATGATGAGCATGTCGTTCATGCTCCCCAAGAGCGCGAGGACCGAGGTCGCGCTCGCCGCCAGCACCGCCGTCCCCGGGGTCGAGCGCGCGGGCCAGAGCGTCCGGTAGACTGGCGCCCGGGAGGCGCCATGCACGACTTCGTCTGGAATCTGTACCAGCAGCGCAGCATCGACGACGTGCGGGGCGATCTTGCGCGCTCGACGAGCGACCTCGAGCGCGACGTCACGCGCGTGCAGGACCGCGTCGATCGCCTCGCGCTCATCAACGCCGCGATGTGGGAACTGGTCGTCGCGCGCCTCGGGCTGTCGCAGGAGGAGATCGAGGCCAAGGTGCAGGAGGTTGACCTGCGCGACGGCGTGCTCGACGGACGCGTGAGCCGCACCGACGGCCCGTATCAGTGCGTCAAGTGCTCGCGCACGCTGATGCAGCGCCACCGCACCTGCCTGTACTGCGGGCAGCCGCACGCGCCGGACATCTCACCCGTGGTGTAGCGGGGCGGCCCCGGCGGGTCAGGCCTCGATCTCCGCCGCGTCGGCCACGCCCGAGCGCAGTTCTCCCGCCGCGAACCGGTCGAGCGCGTCGTAGACCTCCGCGGGGGTCGCGGCGTGGCGCATCGCTTCCTTGAAGGGCTTGATGCTCTCCATCTTGCCGCTGCCCAGGTCGCGCTGCAGTGTCTTCGCGAACCACGACACGCGCCGGTTGATCTGGAACATCGCGTACCGATCGTCGCGATGCTCGCGCATCAGGTCGAAGAACCGGCGGATGGTCGCGAGCTTCTGCGCCTCGGTCGGCTCGGGGGGCGGTTCGACTCCCCGCACCGCCGCCCACGCCTCGCGAAACACCCACGGCGCGCTCAGCGCCCCGCGCCCGATCATGACGCCCTGGCAGCCGGTCTCGCGGATCATCCGTGCCGCGTCCGCGCCGCGGCGCACGTCGCCGTTGCCGATCACCGGGATCCGCCCGTTGACGGCCTCGACCACGCGCGCGATGCCCGGGAGCTGCGCCTGCCCGCCGAACTTCATCTCGGTCGTCCGCCCGTGCACCGTCACGCCGACGACGCCGACGTCCGCGAGCATGCGCGCCAGGTGGGGCGAGCACGCCTGCCCCGCCTCGTAGTCCGCGGTGCTCCAGCACAGGCGCATCTTGCACGTCAGCGGCACCACCACCGGTCCACGTTCCGCGGCACTCGCGTCATCGGCCCGCGCGTCTTGTGCCCGCACCCCGTTCGCCCGCACGCCCGCAGCATGCGCACCGCTCGCCACGCCTTCCCCGAACGCCGAATCCCCAATGCCCGATGCCTCGTGCCTGCTCCCTGCGGCCTGTAGCCCGGTGCCTTGTCGCTTCTTCCATTCGTCCGCGCTCACCGGGCAGCGTTCCAGTTCTCGCACGACCCGGGCCGCGACCGCGACCGCCCGGGCCAGGTCGGTCAGCAGTTTGCTCCCGCCGTCTTTCTTGGTCACCTTGTCCACCGGGCAGCCCATGTTGATGTCGACGAGGGTGGCCCCGTGCTCGACGGCCCAGCGGGCGCCCTGGGCCATGATCTCGGGGTCGCTGCCGTAGAGCTGCATGCCGACGGGCTTGTCGAAGTCGTTGGTCTTGGCGAGGTCCAGGCTGGTGGCGGTGCCGCGCAGAAGTCCTTGCGGGCTCAGTAGATCCGTGCACGCCAGGCCCACTCCGCCCCATTCGCGGCAGACCGTTCGGAACGCCAGGTCGCAGTACCCGGCGATCGGCGCCAGCAGCAGGTTGGTCGCGAGTTCCAGGCATCCCAGGCGGAGCATCCCGGACAATACGGAGTCCGGCCGGGGCCCGCCGGGCCTAGCCCGGGCCTCACCCCGGGGTGCCCGCCGATACTCAGAAACCCGGCGAGCGCCGCCCCGCCGACGGGGAAGAATGAGCCGGGCCGTCCGGAGTGTGCGGGCGCGGCCGAGTTCACCTTCCGCGTCGCGGAGTCATCCAGAGGAGTTCACAAGATGGTGTCGCGTTCCAGCATGGTCCTTGTCGCCGTCTGCGGTGCCGTGTGCGGGCTTGCGTCCGTGTCGATCGCGCAGGACCAGCCCGTGAAGCCGTCGCTCCCGCCCGCGCTCTCGCCGGTCGCCCCCGGCGCCAAGGTGCCGATGAAGGGCGACGTGCCCGCGGTTCCCTCGACGGGCGGGAAGATCGAGTTCGACCAGACGACGCACGAGTTCGGCGAGATCAGCGACGACAAGCCGGTCGAGGCCGTCTTCAAGTTCACGAACCGGGGCACGGGCCCTGTCGAGATCGTGAGCACGCAGGGTTCGTGCGGGTGCACGGTTCCCGCGCTGGACAAGAAGGTGTACCAGCCCGGCGAATCGGGCGAGATCAAGGTGCAGTACAACCCGCACCACCGGCGCGGGCCGCAGCACACGACCGTCACCGTCACCACGAACGACGATTCGAACCGCACGGTGGTGCTGAACGTGAAGAGCGACGTGAACCCGCTGGTGGTGGTGGAGCCGGCGATGGTCGCGCTGGGCGAGGTGGCCAAGGGGCGCGGCAAGACGATGACGGTGACGGTCACGTCGCGTTCGAAGGACATCCGCATCGAGGGCGCGACGCCCAACATCGCGCTGGTGGATTCGAAGGTCCTCCCGGGCGTCGAGACTGTGGTCAACGGCCGCACCGTGTGGCAGTACCCCGTCGAGATCTCGGTGAAGCCCAACGCGCCGGTCGGGCCGATCGCCGGGGGCGTCTCGCTCCGCACGAGCGAGGCGGGCCGCCAGGTGAACTTCACCGTCCAGGGCGAGGTGATCGGCGACGTGCTCGCGAACCCGGCGCGTCTGCAGCTCGGAGCCCTCCAGCCCGGCCAGGCGATCATGTCGGCCGTCTCGCTCAAGAGCCGCAACGGCAAGCCGTTCAAGATCCTGAAGGTCGAGGAACAGCCCCAGGGCCCCTCGCCCCTGTTCGCGAAGCTTGACGTCCGCGATGATCAGGTCCCCGCCGGGGCCGCCCCCGCCTACACGCTCAACCTCGCCGGCACCGCGCCGGGCGCGGGCGGGCCGGCCGCCGGCACCCTGGTCCTCACCACCGACCTGCCCGACGAGAAGGAGTTCAAGATCACCTACTACGGCTATGTCCGCGCTCCCGTGGCCAACGCCCCCGCGCCCAAGCCCCGCACCGTCTGGGACGAGCAGCCCAGCCTGCTGATGCCCGGCGGCCCGCGGTAAACTCACCATCACCCTTGGGGGCGCCGTGCAACCGCACGCCGTCCCTGTTTTCTCGGCAGCCTCACCCATGCCCCTGGGCACCATCATCCAACGCGCGTTCGCACTGGGATTCGTCGGCGTGCTCGCCGGCGCGGTGCACTCCGTCGTCACGCCGGTGACGCTCCGACCCGCGCCGCCCGCTCCGCCGGTGCTGCCGAACCCGCCCGTCACAACCAACGGCGAACGCCCCGCCGATCCTGCGACGCCCGCCGCGGGGAGCACGCCCGCCGCGGGCGCACCCACGCAGCCCGCGCCGCTGGGCCTCGACATCGATCTCGCCTCCGCGGCCGCGCTGTTCGCCGCGGGCGCTCCGTTCATCGACGCCCGCCTCGCCAACGAGTACGAGGCCGGGCACGTCGAGGGGGCGTTCTGGATGCCCTCCGAGGTGTTCATGAACGGCGCCATCCCCGACGCGCTGAACTTCATGGACAAGGCCGCACCCGTCGTCGTGTACTGCGGCGGTGGGCAGTGCGACGCCTCGCACAACGTCGTCGTTCTCCTCCAGCAGTTGGGCTTCACCCGCTGCCACGTGATGGCCGACGGCTACCCGGCCTGGAAGGCCGCCGGGCACCCCGTCGCCACCGGCAAGCCCGCCATGTGACCCACTCTTCCGCCGGCCCGCGACGGCGAACGCAGGACGCAACGCCCGTGAAGACCAAGAGCCCGAGCATCGTGTGGGGAGGCCTCGCGCTGGTGGTGCGCGTGCTGCTCGGCGGGCTGTTCGTCTTCGCCGCGATCGTCAAGCTCCGCAACCCGCAGCTCTTCGTGCAGGGCGTCATGGCCTTCAAGATCCTGCCCGACCACCTCGCCACGCTCACGGCCTTTGTCGTCCCCTGGCTCGAGGTCCTCGCGGGCGTCGCGCTCATCCTCGGCTGGTGGGCCCGCGCGGGGGCGGTGGTCCTCGGGGGCATGCTCCTGGCCTTCATCGGCGGCATGCTCTCCGTCCTCGCCCGCGACCTCGACGTCCACTGCTCTTGCTTCGGCAAGTTCGAGATTCCCTGCTCGGGGGCGATCGGCCCGTGCCACCTGGCCCGCAACGCCGTCCTGTTCGCCATGGCGATGTACGTTGCCGTGGTCGGCCCGGGCTCGCTGGCCGTCGACCGCGAATCGATGAAGTAGCCCGCCTATCATCCCGCCCGGCACGTTTCCGTCGCCCGGACCTGCGGAGCCCGTCGCCCCGCAGCCCCGGGCCTCACGCCCAGGACGGACCTGAATGAGCAAGTTCCCCCGCTTCGGCAACACCCAGAAGATCCGCGTCGCGCACATCTCCGAGACCGGCGACACGTTCGTCGATTGGAAGGACGTCGAGACGCTCCGCAAGCTCATGAGCCCCAACGGCAAGATCCTGGGACGCAAGCGCCTCAGCACCTCCGCCGCCGAGCAGCGCATGGTCGCCCAGGCCATCAAGCGCGCCCGCTACATGGCGCTCCTGCCGTACACCTCCGCCACGCTCTGACGCCCCGCGGACCCGGCATGACCACCCCCGCGACCAACGCGCCCGCCCCGGCGGGCGCGAGCGGCGACGCCGCCCCCTCGCACGCGACGCTCGCCCGCGACTACGCCGCCATCCTGCGCCGGCACGCCCTCGACCCCGCGGCCCCGCCCGCGCCGGTCTCCGCGCACGCCCCGGAGTTCGCCGACCGCCTCCGCCGCTTCCTCGACATCGCCTGGGGCGCCCTCTGGTCCTCCGGCATCTCCTGGATCGGCTTCTACGTCCACGGCCCGCACGCCGGCGAGATGTCGCTCGTCGCCCGTGAACCCAAGCCCGCCTGCTCGCCCATCGGCCTCCACGGCCTGTGCGGGCGCGGCTGGCGCGACGCGCGCTGCTTCGTCGTCCCCGATGTCCGCTCCCTCGGGCCCAACTACGTCGCCTGCGACCCCCGCGACCAATCCGAACTCGTCGTCCCCGTCGTCCTCGCCGACGGCACCATCTGGGGCGTCCTCGACGCCGACAGCTTCGACCTCGGCGCCTTCACCCCCGACGACGCCCGCGGCCTCACCGACCTCCTCGTCGCCATCGGCATCTCGTACCCCGTCGACGACCACCGCCGCGTCGAAGTGCTGTAGCCGACGGATCTGCGAGCCCGACGCGCTCCGAGCCCGACGCGCCAGCGAGAGTGTTCCCCTCCGAGCCCGACGCGCTAGCGAGGGGCTTGCCTTCCGTGCCCGCGTACGAGCCCGACGCGCAAGCGAGGGTCTTGCTGTACGAGCCCGACGCGCAAGCGAGGGTCTTGCCTTGGGGGCGCCGCAGCCGGGGGTAGTCTCAACGTGCCTGTCGCGAGTTCACGCGGCAATCTGCGAAAGGATTTCCCCAGCGCCGAAGCGGGCGAGACCGCGTATTACGCCCTGCGGTGGGTGAGCACGCGCGGGGAAAAGGTGCCGTGGTCGGAGGTGACTAGTGCAACCGTCGCAGCATGCGGGGCGACGGTGGCTGAGTAAACCCCGCTTCGCGGACTCAATCACTTCTTCTTCCGTTTCTTGCCCTTCTTCGCGCCGTCATGTGGACCAAACAAACCTTGGTCGGCCACGTCCGGCGCGCCGGTACCGACAATCAGCCAGTAATGGCCGTGCCGGCTGGTCTCGTAGGCTTTTCGCTGCATTCTGACTTTCAGCGGAATGTCCTCGTGAAATGACCCCGTGTATTGATTCGCTCTGCGGCGAATGGCCTTGTCCTCGCAGTGGAACCGCTGTTGGCCCAGTTGAGATTCGTCTTGGGGTCGCACAAACTGAAAAAGCCCGTAACCAGTTTTCTTGTTGATTCTGATGAACTTCACGGGAGCGTCGATTACTGGGTCGGCCTCGGGATCAAGTGCAGGCGGATCGAACGGGGCGCGGATGGCAGCGCGGCCATTCTGGTCGATCACGATGTCTACGGCTTGCCCCTTCAACGCCAAGACTTCTTTGGCAGCGGATGAATCCAGTGGCACCGTCGCGTTAGTCAAGGCCGTATTCACTGCCGTGGCGAAGTCTTCCGAGTCCTCGCGGTTCTTGCTCACGCGCACCGATTCTGCCTTGGCGAGAGTTTCCAGCTCCGCAACCACGCCGTCGAGCGTTTTCTTCTCCCGCTTGGCCTTGATATGCGCCTTGATGATCTTGCTCGACCACTCCCAGAGTTTATTGGCTATGGCATCCGCGCGGTTCCCGATGATTCCGCCCACGGCTGCCACGCCGAACCACAGGGTCGCGTCAACGAGGAACGAGCCCTTGCTGATCTTGCGGACGTGAAACTCGACGCGGAACGACGTGCCCGATTTGGGGAGTTCGAGGACTGATGTCTCTTGCGAGTAGTACGCGAGTTGAAGAAAGCGGTCCCAGCCTTGGAGCGCGGCACCAAGTTCCGCAGCGGGCAGTTCGCCTCGGTCGGCGAGCTCGCCGTCAAAGGTCAGAGTCACTTGGAAGCCTGGGGCTTCCTGCGTTTCCACCTCACTTGTGCCACGAGCGGACTTGGCCATGCGAGTATTCTAACTCTGTTCGCCGACCGACACTTTGCGCGAGTGATGATCCGACAAGCGAGCCATGTCCCGCGTTTGACACTCCCACCCGACCAGTACCTGCCACCCGGCGCGCCGCAGCGCGGCGAGTGTCCGCCTGTCGCGTTCCCGGGCCCGCGGCGCATGAGGCGGAGACGACCCCCGCTGGCGCAACGGGCTCGTACCGGAGGGAAGGACCCTCGCTTGCGCTTCGGGCTCGTATCAGGCGCCAAACGCAAAGAGGGCGCCGGGCGTGCGGCCCAGCGCCCTCCGGGCGAGAGATGAGTGCTCGTGTGTTGCCGCCGGCGCCATGGGCGCACGCGGCGTTGTGATCAGGCGGCCGCTCTTGTCTTGCGGGGCGTGACCTTCGAGGCGGCGCGGGCCGCGGCCGGCACGGGGATGGGTGTCGGCACGTGCGCGGGCTCCGGGGGCAGGGTCAGCAGGTCGACCAGGTCCGCCGGGCTGTAGCACCACAGGTCGATGCCGATCTCCTCGGCCAGCCCGTCCGCGCGGTTGAACACCCCGCCGCCGACGACCATCTTGGTCTTGCGGCACGCGCCGATCTCGCGCAGCGTGTCGATGATCCGGCGGATCTCGGGCAGGTCGCTCGCGGCCGACGCGAACATCACCAGGTAGTTCGGCTGCGTTTCCTGCACGCGGCAGAGGATCTCGTCACCCGGCACGCCGCCGCCGGCGAAGGTGACGTCAAAGCCGTCGGCCTCGAGGAGGTCGCAGGCCATCTGGGCCGCGAGTTCTTCGCCCTGGCTGGGCCCGCAGGCGCAGAAGATCGTTTCGCCGCGGGGCGAGGCGCGGTTCAGCGCGGCGCCGGTCTGATCGACGAGCATGCGCAGGAGGCGCGTCGAGAGGTGGTACGCGAGCGAGGTCATCTGATCGCCCTTGTACAACTTCTCGATCGTCTCGTGCGCGGGCCAGAAGAGCTCGGAGATCACCTGCGACGCGTTCGCGCCGCGGGCGGCCAGTTCTGCCACCACGTCCCGGGCGGCGGGGCGATCGCCCCCGACCAGGGCTTCCAGAAATCGTGCCTGCAGCAAGTCACGGCTCATCGCGTATCCCCTATGCCCGTCGGCGACCGGCCGGTCACCAGTAGTTCGGGCGGACTTCGTGCCGCGGACTCCGCCGCTGTTCATGAGGGCGACCTCACGCCCTGCTCATCCGGGCTTGGGTATCGGCGGCGCGGGTTCGACGCGTCGAGATTGCGGGTGCCGCGCAGGAGTTCACGGACGCAGCGGGGCGCGGGTCCGAGAACGCGCGGGGGTGCGTGTGAGTCCGGATAACCGAATCAGTTCCCGCGGATGGCCCGGTAACACACGCAAATCCCCCAACTGAGGGGAGTCGCGGTGACATCCGTGCACCCGGCTTGGCGAATGGCATCCACCATCTGCTCGCGCGACATGAAGGCGCCGACCGAGGCCGGGAGGTAGCGGTAGGCGCCCGACCGGTCGCCGCTGAGCCAGGTCGCGGTGCGGGGCATGACGCGCCCGCAGTAGAGGTCATTAAACCAGCGGACGACGGCGTTGCGGGGGCGGTCGAACTCGAGCACCACCAGCCGCCCCCCGGGGCGCAGCACGCGGGCGAACTCGCCGAGTGCGCGGCGGGGGTCCTGCACGTTGCGGATGCCGAAGGCGATGGAGACGACGTCGACGCTGGCGTCGGCCATGGGCAGGCGCATGGCGTCGGCTTCGATATAGGTGGTGCGCGCGTCGGGCCTGTCGCGAGCGGCGATGTCGAGCATCGCGCGGGTGTAGTCGGCGCCGATGACGAGCGAGGCGGGAGAGCGGGCGGCGAACGCGCGGGTGAGGGCGCCCGTGCCGCAGGCCACGTCGAGGACGACGTCGCCGGGTCTGACGGCGGCCTGGCGGACGGCGAAGTTCCGCCAGCGCCGGTCCTGCCCGAGGGAGTGGACGGCGTTGTTGAGGTCGTACGAGCGTGCGATCGCGCCGAACATGGCGCGGACCTTCGCGCTCTTGTCGGCGTGGGCGTGCGGGTTGGCGAGCTCGGCGTCGCGCCAGCCTTCGACCGGCGGCGCGGCGTGTCCCGGCGCTTCGGGCATATGGCAATCGTAGACTTTGCGCGCTCCCCCCGGGTGGATGCACGAAAATCGGAGGAACCCATGCACGCTGCGAGACTCTTTGTGCTGGTGCTGGCCGCGATGTGCGTCGCGATCGGCGCGGGCGGATGCCAGAAGAACACGACCACCGGGCGCTCGCAGTTCCTGCTGCTCTCGCTGGAGCAGGAGGCGCAGCTCGGGGCCGAGGCCAAGCCCCAAATGCTCGCGGAGATGGGGGGCGAGATCGCGCGAGGCGAGATCAGGGCGTACGTGACGCAGGTGGGCAACCGCCTGCTCGTGCCCGCCCTCGAGCGCGACCCGGAGATGCGCGCCCTCGCGTGGGAGTTCACCGTGCTCGACAGCGACGTGATCAACGCCTTCGCGCTCCCGGGGGGCAAGGTGTTCATGTCGCGCGGGCTCATGCAGAAGATGACCAACGAGGCCCAGCTCGCCGCGGTGCTCGGGCACGAGATCGGGCACGTGACGGCGCGGCACGGGAACGAGCGCGTCTCGCGCACGGCCGCGGCCCAGATGGGCCTAGAAGTCGCCTCGTCGGTCCTCAGCGGGAGCGAGAGCGGCCCGCTCATCACCCAGCTCGCCGGGCAGGGCACGCAGTTGTTCCTCATGCGCTACGACCGGCGCCAGGAGTCCGAGTCTGATTCCCTGGGCGCCGAGTACATGGTCGGCGTCAAGTACGACCCCATGGGCGCGGTGCAGGTCATGGAGATCCTCGCCGAGGCGGCGGGGGGGCAGTCGCCCCCGGAGATCCTCTCGACCCACCCGGACCCGGCCCGCCGGGCACAAGACCTCCGCGCGAAGATCGCCGCGGAGTTCTCGTTCAGCCAGGGCAACCCCGAATACACGCTGCGCGAGGCCGAGTTCCGCCAGAACGTGCTCCGCCGCCTGAGCACCGCCTACCCCCACGCGGGAACGCCCCGCCTGGCGGCGTACCCGCGCGAGGGCATGCCGGAGGGCGCGACGTGCTCGTTCGCCGGGTGCGGGCACTGAGCGCACCGCGACAAATCTGCAACCGCCCGGCGGCCCGTTCGGTACACTCCTGCGGGCCCCCTCGCCGGGAGGATCTCGCGTGTCGTTCGGCATGACCAGATCGCAGGAGCAACGGCTGATCGCGAACGCGGCGGCGGGAGACCGTGCCGCGAGCGACACGCTGATCCGGGCCCACCAGCAGGGGGTGTACGCGTACATCCTGCGGCTCAGCGGGCGGCACGACGTGGCCGAAGACGTGGTGCAGGAGGCGTTCGTTCGGGTGCTGCTGAACCTCGACCGGTTCGACACGCGCTTCCGCTTCTCCACGTGGCTGTTCACGATCGCACGCCGGGTGTTCTTGAACGCGATCGAGAAGCGCAAGCCCGCCAGCGACAGCGATCGCGTGGGCGAGGCGTCCGGGCATGGGCGCGCGGTGGGGACGGAGATCGAAGCGTCGGAGCGCCAGACGACGTGCAAGGACGCGGTGCAGAAGGCGCTGCTCACGCTCTCGATGGAGCAGCGCGAGGTGATCGTGCTCTTCCACCAGCACGAGTGGCCCATCTGGCTCATCGCCGAGCATCTGCGCATGCCCGAGGGCACGGTCAAGAGCCACCTGCACCGCGGGCGGGTGAAGCTGCGCGAGGCGCTCGAGCGCGACGCGGCCGAGGTGGTGGTGCTCGTGAAGCCGCGTGACGCGGAGGCGATGCGATGAGCCATCGCCCGAACCATCCCGCGCCGGGGCGAGACGGCGACAGCGACGACGCGCGTGCCCGCCGCTCGGCCCGCGAGGTCGACCGCGTGGTGAACCGAATCTTGGACGCCGAGA encodes:
- the ubiE gene encoding bifunctional demethylmenaquinone methyltransferase/2-methoxy-6-polyprenyl-1,4-benzoquinol methylase UbiE — translated: MPEAPGHAAPPVEGWRDAELANPHAHADKSAKVRAMFGAIARSYDLNNAVHSLGQDRRWRNFAVRQAAVRPGDVVLDVACGTGALTRAFAARSPASLVIGADYTRAMLDIAARDRPDARTTYIEADAMRLPMADASVDVVSIAFGIRNVQDPRRALGEFARVLRPGGRLVVLEFDRPRNAVVRWFNDLYCGRVMPRTATWLSGDRSGAYRYLPASVGAFMSREQMVDAIRQAGCTDVTATPLSWGICVCYRAIRGN
- a CDS encoding tRNA-dihydrouridine synthase; translation: MLRLGCLELATNLLLAPIAGYCDLAFRTVCREWGGVGLACTDLLSPQGLLRGTATSLDLAKTNDFDKPVGMQLYGSDPEIMAQGARWAVEHGATLVDINMGCPVDKVTKKDGGSKLLTDLARAVAVAARVVRELERCPVSADEWKKRQGTGLQAAGSRHEASGIGDSAFGEGVASGAHAAGVRANGVRAQDARADDASAAERGPVVVPLTCKMRLCWSTADYEAGQACSPHLARMLADVGVVGVTVHGRTTEMKFGGQAQLPGIARVVEAVNGRIPVIGNGDVRRGADAARMIRETGCQGVMIGRGALSAPWVFREAWAAVRGVEPPPEPTEAQKLATIRRFFDLMREHRDDRYAMFQINRRVSWFAKTLQRDLGSGKMESIKPFKEAMRHAATPAEVYDALDRFAAGELRSGVADAAEIEA
- a CDS encoding helix-turn-helix domain-containing protein — protein: MFPAEPSAPTAASRSAERGVDRVFRALASDVRRDILDALRDGPRPTGELVMLFPGLSRFAVMQHLRVLGRARLVVSKKTGRVRTNYLNPVPIRLIYERWVSRYEGAWAAALTSIRDAAEGVGTERTPSRPAGTARADVRRGELRGRP
- a CDS encoding Glu/Leu/Phe/Val dehydrogenase translates to MTTTDVFSAALQRLDLGAAHAKVHPETLLRLRSPRQMLEVSIPVRMDDGALRLFTGYRCKYDDTRGPAKGGIRFHQDVSPEEVKALAFWMTFKCACVGLPFGGGKGGVIVDPHTLSTAELERLSRGYMRAIAFAVGVDVDVPAPDVNTGPMIMAWMADEYAGVTGKREPGVITGKPVAVGGSLGRDDATARGGYYVLKELEKRLGWVGGKAERVAIQGFGNAGDNMARLCHADPAYKVVAVSDHTGGRYNPDGLDIPRLASHKEKTHKLLPTAECGAGTREITNAQLLELDVDLLVPAAIENVITEDNAGRVRAKAILELANGPCTPEADVILKKNGVRVVPDILANAGGVTVSYFEWTQNKSGFYWDLPRIHDELRKKMSSEFAEVFELAEEKDISMRTAAYAHALQRLAPALESTGTRRVYAKE
- the rpsR gene encoding 30S ribosomal protein S18 produces the protein MSKFPRFGNTQKIRVAHISETGDTFVDWKDVETLRKLMSPNGKILGRKRLSTSAAEQRMVAQAIKRARYMALLPYTSATL
- a CDS encoding GAF domain-containing protein, with protein sequence MTTPATNAPAPAGASGDAAPSHATLARDYAAILRRHALDPAAPPAPVSAHAPEFADRLRRFLDIAWGALWSSGISWIGFYVHGPHAGEMSLVAREPKPACSPIGLHGLCGRGWRDARCFVVPDVRSLGPNYVACDPRDQSELVVPVVLADGTIWGVLDADSFDLGAFTPDDARGLTDLLVAIGISYPVDDHRRVEVL
- a CDS encoding SRPBCC domain-containing protein; the protein is MIEKVFSIDIKAGAQRVWDEITRSGSPHHAMFGTYLHGPIAPGAVLSYRNKRGTHTFVLGEVLEVDAPRRLVHTFRFSMEQDAPTLVEWRLTEQGGVTRVTITHSRFEGETRTLKSVTTSWPAILALYKAVIETGRAPAGARFKNALMMSMSFMLPKSARTEVALAASTAVPGVERAGQSVR
- a CDS encoding MauE/DoxX family redox-associated membrane protein encodes the protein MKTKSPSIVWGGLALVVRVLLGGLFVFAAIVKLRNPQLFVQGVMAFKILPDHLATLTAFVVPWLEVLAGVALILGWWARAGAVVLGGMLLAFIGGMLSVLARDLDVHCSCFGKFEIPCSGAIGPCHLARNAVLFAMAMYVAVVGPGSLAVDRESMK
- a CDS encoding rhodanese-like domain-containing protein — its product is MPLGTIIQRAFALGFVGVLAGAVHSVVTPVTLRPAPPAPPVLPNPPVTTNGERPADPATPAAGSTPAAGAPTQPAPLGLDIDLASAAALFAAGAPFIDARLANEYEAGHVEGAFWMPSEVFMNGAIPDALNFMDKAAPVVVYCGGGQCDASHNVVVLLQQLGFTRCHVMADGYPAWKAAGHPVATGKPAM
- a CDS encoding cobalamin-dependent protein (Presence of a B(12) (cobalamin)-binding domain implies dependence on cobalamin itself, in one of its several forms, or in some unusual lineages, dependence on a cobalamin-like analog.); the encoded protein is MSRDLLQARFLEALVGGDRPAARDVVAELAARGANASQVISELFWPAHETIEKLYKGDQMTSLAYHLSTRLLRMLVDQTGAALNRASPRGETIFCACGPSQGEELAAQMACDLLEADGFDVTFAGGGVPGDEILCRVQETQPNYLVMFASAASDLPEIRRIIDTLREIGACRKTKMVVGGGVFNRADGLAEEIGIDLWCYSPADLVDLLTLPPEPAHVPTPIPVPAAARAASKVTPRKTRAAA
- a CDS encoding DUF1573 domain-containing protein, translating into MVSRSSMVLVAVCGAVCGLASVSIAQDQPVKPSLPPALSPVAPGAKVPMKGDVPAVPSTGGKIEFDQTTHEFGEISDDKPVEAVFKFTNRGTGPVEIVSTQGSCGCTVPALDKKVYQPGESGEIKVQYNPHHRRGPQHTTVTVTTNDDSNRTVVLNVKSDVNPLVVVEPAMVALGEVAKGRGKTMTVTVTSRSKDIRIEGATPNIALVDSKVLPGVETVVNGRTVWQYPVEISVKPNAPVGPIAGGVSLRTSEAGRQVNFTVQGEVIGDVLANPARLQLGALQPGQAIMSAVSLKSRNGKPFKILKVEEQPQGPSPLFAKLDVRDDQVPAGAAPAYTLNLAGTAPGAGGPAAGTLVLTTDLPDEKEFKITYYGYVRAPVANAPAPKPRTVWDEQPSLLMPGGPR